From Acidobacteriota bacterium, a single genomic window includes:
- the rsmI gene encoding 16S rRNA (cytidine(1402)-2'-O)-methyltransferase, whose product MAGTLFLVATPIGNLQDITPRALDTLRSVDVIACEDTRHTLKLLNHYGIKNRLVSYHEHNEHERAAQLVADLENGRSVAVVSDAGTPGICDPGFRIAELARAAGARVIPIPGAAAFVSALVASGLATDSFFFGGFLPAKRSERTKRLEEVKQIPATLIFYEAPHRLVRSLADCREVLGNRRASVARELTKLHEEVVCGTLEELSERFSADRVKGEIVLVIDRASATAEVGRSLNITLADRVAELEVDGLDAKSALKKAAKEFGLGKSEAYRLLKVKK is encoded by the coding sequence ATGGCCGGAACTCTCTTTCTCGTCGCGACGCCGATCGGAAACCTGCAGGATATTACGCCGCGGGCGCTCGATACACTGCGATCAGTCGATGTTATCGCTTGCGAGGATACTCGTCACACCCTCAAACTCCTCAATCATTACGGGATCAAGAACAGACTCGTCAGTTATCACGAACACAACGAACACGAACGCGCGGCGCAGTTGGTCGCGGATCTTGAGAATGGACGCTCGGTCGCGGTCGTCAGCGATGCCGGAACGCCCGGGATCTGCGACCCGGGATTTCGAATCGCCGAACTTGCCCGCGCGGCCGGCGCACGCGTAATCCCGATTCCAGGCGCGGCGGCGTTCGTCAGCGCGCTCGTCGCATCCGGACTTGCGACCGATTCCTTTTTTTTCGGTGGTTTCTTGCCCGCGAAGCGGTCGGAAAGAACGAAACGGCTCGAAGAAGTGAAGCAAATCCCGGCGACGCTCATCTTCTACGAGGCTCCGCATCGACTCGTCAGGTCTCTTGCGGATTGCCGCGAAGTTCTTGGCAATCGCCGCGCGTCGGTTGCCCGGGAACTGACCAAACTGCACGAAGAGGTGGTTTGCGGAACGCTCGAAGAACTCTCAGAGCGATTCTCCGCGGACCGTGTAAAAGGTGAGATCGTCCTCGTGATCGACCGGGCCAGCGCGACGGCCGAGGTCGGCAGATCGCTGAACATCACTCTGGCCGATCGCGTCGCCGAACTCGAAGTTGACGGTCTCGACGCAAAATCAGCGCTCAAGAAGGCCGCAAAAGAGTTCGGCCTCGGAAAATCCGAGGCCTACCGTCTCTTGAAAGTGAAAAAGTAG